In a single window of the Melioribacteraceae bacterium genome:
- the fusA gene encoding elongation factor G, translated as MKEYNADAIRNIAFIGHGGSGKTSISEVMLFTGGQINRIGKVDEGNTISDFNSNEIERKISIAASPLHVEWQNTKINILDTPGFPDFIGQVISSLHIVDTAVSVIKSAEGIEVGTESTWDFIKKYKLPAAVIINKCDNEHSKFFETIAKAKERLSTDITVINFPAKEGINFTSVVDLLKMKVISYGDAGSKKISEEEIPADLLEKAQKLREELIEKVAESSEELMNKFFEEGSLTDAELTAGLKIAILNCGLIPAFAFSASKAVGVNSFLEFISRYLPSPAERPALTASMKDNNNSVNIACDVNAEPSLFIFKSLSEKHVGELSIYKVCSGSLTPGLDLQNTTRDKIERLGQIFVLNGRNRTEIPKLNAGDIGAVVKLKDSHTGDTLCSKNFSIVFPKIDYPEPVIRFAVKPKAKGDEDKISAALHTAHEEEPTLQSRFEPELAQTIISGQGELQLNLAIKLLKDRYGVEVDLVEPRIPYRETIRGKCEDAEYKHKKQSGGRGQYGHVHLKLEPMPRGSGYEFVNAIVGGVVPGRFVPAVEKGLKEIMAKGILTGSTVIDVKVTLFDGTYHDVDSDEVSFKIAASQAFRKGFTEAKPIILEPINDITIKIPEEYMGDVMGDISSRRGKIQGMDSESPYQIIKAKVPLSELHKYSTQLRSLTQGRGHFSMSFSHYEEVPKEVESKIIEAYQKSKEGDDE; from the coding sequence TTGAAAGAGTACAATGCAGATGCTATTAGAAATATAGCATTTATCGGTCATGGAGGAAGCGGTAAAACCTCAATATCGGAAGTAATGCTTTTTACAGGGGGACAGATTAATCGTATAGGTAAGGTAGATGAAGGTAATACTATTTCCGATTTTAATTCAAATGAAATTGAAAGAAAAATTTCTATAGCCGCATCCCCGTTACATGTTGAGTGGCAAAACACGAAAATCAATATCCTCGATACACCAGGTTTCCCCGATTTTATTGGTCAGGTAATTTCATCATTACACATTGTTGATACAGCAGTTTCCGTTATCAAAAGTGCTGAGGGTATTGAAGTTGGTACAGAATCGACCTGGGATTTCATTAAAAAATATAAACTTCCTGCTGCTGTAATCATTAACAAATGTGATAATGAACATTCCAAATTCTTTGAAACCATTGCTAAAGCAAAAGAAAGATTGAGCACTGATATCACCGTGATTAATTTCCCGGCAAAGGAAGGTATTAATTTCACATCGGTTGTTGATCTATTAAAAATGAAAGTGATATCTTATGGGGATGCTGGATCAAAGAAAATTTCAGAAGAGGAAATTCCTGCAGATCTTCTTGAAAAAGCTCAAAAACTTAGGGAGGAATTGATCGAAAAAGTTGCTGAATCTTCTGAAGAATTAATGAATAAGTTTTTCGAGGAGGGTTCATTAACGGACGCCGAATTAACAGCCGGACTTAAAATTGCAATATTGAATTGTGGTTTAATTCCTGCATTTGCTTTTTCAGCATCAAAAGCAGTTGGCGTTAATAGTTTTCTCGAATTTATCTCAAGGTATTTACCATCTCCTGCTGAAAGACCGGCTTTAACAGCTTCAATGAAAGATAACAATAATAGTGTTAATATTGCATGCGATGTTAATGCTGAACCTTCTCTCTTCATATTCAAATCACTTTCAGAAAAACATGTTGGGGAACTTTCAATTTATAAAGTTTGCTCGGGCTCATTAACTCCTGGTTTAGATTTACAGAATACAACTCGAGATAAAATTGAAAGATTGGGACAAATATTTGTATTGAACGGAAGAAATAGAACAGAGATACCAAAATTGAACGCCGGTGATATTGGAGCAGTTGTTAAGTTAAAAGACAGCCACACCGGTGATACACTCTGCTCAAAAAATTTCTCAATCGTATTCCCCAAAATAGATTATCCTGAACCGGTGATTCGATTTGCGGTAAAGCCAAAAGCTAAGGGAGATGAGGATAAAATTTCAGCTGCTCTCCATACGGCTCACGAAGAAGAACCAACATTACAATCTAGATTTGAACCTGAACTAGCTCAAACCATTATATCAGGACAAGGTGAGCTTCAATTAAATTTAGCAATAAAATTATTAAAAGATCGTTATGGAGTTGAAGTGGATTTGGTTGAACCAAGAATTCCATACCGTGAAACAATTCGTGGTAAATGTGAAGACGCAGAATATAAACATAAAAAACAATCTGGTGGACGTGGTCAATATGGACACGTACATTTAAAGTTAGAGCCGATGCCCCGAGGTTCTGGTTATGAATTTGTGAACGCTATTGTTGGCGGTGTAGTACCTGGAAGATTTGTTCCAGCCGTTGAAAAAGGATTAAAAGAAATAATGGCAAAAGGTATTTTAACCGGCAGCACGGTTATAGATGTTAAAGTTACTCTGTTTGATGGTACCTATCACGACGTTGATTCTGATGAAGTCTCTTTTAAAATAGCTGCATCACAAGCATTTAGAAAAGGATTCACCGAAGCAAAACCAATTATTCTTGAACCTATTAATGATATTACTATCAAGATTCCTGAAGAATATATGGGCGATGTAATGGGGGATATTTCGTCAAGAAGAGGTAAAATTCAAGGAATGGATTCTGAGAGTCCATACCAAATTATAAAAGCTAAAGTTCCTCTCTCTGAACTTCATAAGTATTCAACACAACTTCGATCTTTAACTCAAGGTCGCGGTCATTTTAGTATGTCCTTTTCTCATTATGAGGAAGTCCCTAAAGAAGTTGAATCAAAAATTATTGAAGCATATCAGAAATCTAAAGAAGGGGATGACGAATAA
- a CDS encoding decaprenyl-phosphate phosphoribosyltransferase, whose product MKKQLFSKIKDYLLLLRFNSWLKNIFVFIPSVFSKHILEPEYFASVLAGFIAFSLASSTVYVFNDIVDASKDAVHPLKKNRPLASGRIKSGESIILLTSLFLITMLVTSQLKINFSVIVWGYIVLNLFYSLYLKNIVIIDLMCISIGFILRVLGGAVIISVYLSNWLILTTIFLSLFLAAMKRRVEIASFPNAVNQRSVLQYYSLGFIDQITSIAAAGIIICYSLYSVSEKTVIYFNSESLVYTTIFVVFGIFRYMYVVYHENKGENVVEVLYNDKQMLINSIAYILVTFYIIYL is encoded by the coding sequence ATGAAGAAACAGTTGTTTTCTAAAATTAAAGATTATCTGCTTCTTCTTCGATTTAACAGCTGGCTTAAAAATATTTTTGTGTTCATTCCGTCGGTATTTTCAAAACATATACTTGAACCCGAATACTTTGCATCGGTGTTAGCCGGATTCATAGCTTTTTCGCTCGCCTCCAGTACTGTATACGTATTTAATGATATAGTTGATGCTTCAAAAGATGCGGTTCACCCGCTCAAAAAAAATAGACCTTTGGCGAGTGGGAGAATTAAATCCGGTGAATCGATTATTCTTCTTACTTCTCTCTTCCTAATTACCATGCTAGTTACGTCACAATTAAAAATAAACTTTTCAGTGATAGTTTGGGGCTACATTGTTCTTAATTTATTTTATTCACTTTATTTAAAGAATATTGTAATTATTGATTTAATGTGTATTTCAATTGGATTTATATTAAGAGTGCTCGGGGGTGCTGTGATTATTTCGGTGTATCTCTCTAACTGGTTAATACTAACAACCATTTTTCTTTCTCTATTTTTAGCGGCAATGAAACGGCGTGTAGAAATAGCCAGTTTTCCAAATGCTGTTAACCAAAGATCTGTGTTGCAGTATTATAGTTTAGGATTTATTGATCAGATAACTTCGATTGCAGCGGCGGGGATAATAATATGTTATTCTCTCTACAGTGTTTCGGAGAAGACTGTAATCTATTTTAATTCTGAATCACTAGTTTATACTACAATTTTTGTGGTTTTTGGAATTTTCAGATATATGTATGTTGTTTATCATGAAAATAAAGGAGAAAATGTAGTTGAAGTGCTCTATAACGACAAGCAGATGTTAATAAATTCTATTGCGTATATTTTGGTTACATTTTATATAATTTATCTCTAA
- a CDS encoding glycerate kinase codes for MNKKKFNILVAPNSFKECASSVEIAKLIDQSLKMYIPETIKPIIEMDIKPISDGGDGFLPVCERIFNLEILHFEIRFPYSDDLFFCPVAYSPEKKFMFIESAEVLGLKLLAEDKRKPMLNSSKGMGDLLLQIYDASVNGIMEIEHVFIGIGGTGTNDLGLGALEVFGLEIYDEKDNLLPVIPKNFKSVQKIVVPEIDCPFKITTVIDVRNPLVGSLGASIIFGQQKGASPDEVFELDESFKNILTQLELSQSEIKHLSGAGGGLSAALKLFFKAEEITAVDFLKDFVGINFKETAYDLVITGEGQLDAQSFLNKGAVILLNEATEHKIPTYFICGTSEGELPKNEFLKVIELAEYFDTVEESIEKINKGIELACKPIARAILKTLAKQQENN; via the coding sequence ATGAACAAGAAAAAATTTAATATTTTGGTAGCACCTAACAGTTTTAAAGAGTGTGCAAGTTCAGTTGAAATAGCCAAACTGATCGACCAATCGCTTAAAATGTATATCCCCGAAACAATTAAGCCCATCATCGAAATGGACATAAAACCGATTTCGGATGGTGGAGATGGATTTCTACCCGTATGCGAAAGAATTTTTAATCTTGAAATTCTTCATTTCGAAATTAGATTTCCTTATAGCGATGATCTTTTCTTCTGTCCGGTAGCTTATTCCCCCGAAAAAAAGTTCATGTTTATTGAATCGGCAGAAGTGCTAGGGTTAAAATTACTCGCCGAAGATAAAAGAAAGCCAATGTTGAATTCCTCGAAAGGAATGGGGGATTTACTTCTGCAAATTTATGATGCCTCAGTAAATGGAATTATGGAGATCGAGCATGTATTTATTGGTATTGGAGGAACCGGTACAAATGATTTAGGATTGGGAGCTCTCGAAGTATTCGGTCTCGAAATTTATGATGAAAAAGATAATCTGCTGCCGGTAATTCCTAAAAATTTTAAGTCAGTACAAAAAATTGTTGTTCCAGAAATTGATTGCCCATTTAAAATTACAACAGTGATTGATGTAAGAAATCCTTTGGTTGGCTCGCTTGGTGCCAGTATTATCTTTGGTCAGCAAAAGGGCGCTTCACCTGATGAAGTTTTTGAATTGGATGAAAGTTTCAAGAATATATTAACTCAATTGGAATTGAGTCAGTCGGAAATAAAGCACCTTTCTGGTGCAGGTGGTGGTTTATCTGCCGCGCTAAAATTATTCTTCAAAGCTGAAGAGATTACTGCCGTAGATTTTTTAAAGGATTTTGTTGGAATTAATTTTAAAGAAACTGCTTACGATCTTGTTATTACAGGTGAGGGTCAACTTGACGCTCAATCATTCTTAAATAAAGGAGCGGTAATTTTATTAAATGAAGCCACTGAACATAAGATACCAACTTACTTTATATGCGGTACTTCGGAGGGAGAATTGCCTAAAAATGAATTCCTCAAAGTGATTGAGCTCGCCGAATATTTCGATACTGTGGAAGAGTCGATTGAAAAAATTAATAAAGGAATAGAACTAGCTTGTAAACCTATAGCTCGAGCAATTTTAAAAACATTAGCAAAACAACAAGAAAATAATTAA
- a CDS encoding FAD-dependent thymidylate synthase, which translates to MMEEIEKIDKIIVPEIEAILGKKIPVLDDGFIRVIDYMGSDEAIVQAARVSYGKGTKKVNEDRGLIRYLLRNRHTTPFEMCELKLHLRVPMDAWRQWIRHRTANVNEYSTRYSIAIDASQKTSIGEWRIQSKDNKQGSEGFMPEEIGKKLSEQETELQNFAREIYQGRLNLGVAREQARKDLPLSTYTEGYWKIDLHNLLHFLGLRMDMHAQYEIRAYANAIGNEIVSKWCPLAWSAFQDYVVNSINLSSLEIALLKEIVTGKLDSAKSLAQEYGWLNLKDGKLSAHRERNEFEGKLDRLGLKIPWN; encoded by the coding sequence ATTATGGAAGAGATTGAAAAAATAGATAAAATAATTGTCCCGGAAATTGAAGCCATACTCGGGAAGAAAATTCCAGTATTGGATGATGGATTTATCCGCGTTATTGATTATATGGGCTCGGATGAAGCTATTGTTCAAGCCGCACGAGTATCTTATGGTAAAGGGACAAAAAAAGTAAATGAGGATAGAGGATTAATCCGGTATCTTTTACGCAACCGGCATACTACTCCTTTTGAAATGTGCGAATTAAAGCTTCATTTGCGTGTTCCAATGGATGCGTGGCGGCAATGGATTAGACACAGAACCGCAAATGTAAATGAATATTCTACACGATATTCAATTGCGATTGACGCGTCACAGAAAACAAGTATTGGTGAATGGAGAATTCAGTCGAAAGATAATAAGCAGGGCAGCGAAGGTTTTATGCCCGAAGAAATTGGGAAAAAATTAAGTGAGCAAGAAACAGAACTCCAAAATTTTGCACGTGAAATTTACCAAGGGCGTTTAAATTTAGGAGTTGCGAGAGAGCAGGCAAGAAAAGATTTGCCACTTTCGACATACACAGAAGGTTATTGGAAAATTGATCTTCATAATTTGCTGCACTTTTTAGGACTTCGGATGGATATGCACGCTCAGTATGAAATTAGAGCTTACGCAAATGCTATTGGAAATGAAATTGTTAGCAAATGGTGCCCGTTGGCCTGGTCAGCGTTTCAAGATTATGTTGTTAATTCTATAAATTTATCATCTCTCGAAATAGCATTATTAAAAGAAATTGTCACTGGGAAATTAGACTCAGCTAAAAGTCTTGCCCAAGAATATGGATGGCTCAATTTAAAAGATGGAAAGTTAAGTGCTCATAGAGAGAGAAATGAATTTGAAGGCAAGCTTGATCGGCTTGGCTTAAAGATTCCTTGGAATTAA
- a CDS encoding methylmalonyl-CoA mutase family protein, producing MYSEEYTKQKSEYLSKLYKINEGGHKYTTVSGEEIKPLYSPEDTFDKKFEDEIGFPGVYPFTRGIHADGYRGKVWTMRQFAGFGTPEDTNSRFKYLLQHGQTGLSVAFDLPTLMGYDADSSESDGEVGICGVSISSLQDMEILFDQIPLDKVSTSMTINSPAAIVFAYYLAIAEKQGIPFSKLRGTLQNDILKEYIAQKEYIFPPKPSMKIITDMIEFCASEVPQWNPVSVSGYHIREAGSTAVQELAFTLVDGFAYIESCLERGMDIDVFAPRISFFFNSHLDFFEEVAKFRAARRIYAKRMKEKYGAKNPRSWWLRFHTQTAGCTLTAVQPENNIIRTAFQALAAVMGGTQSLHTNSMDETLALPGEKAVKIALRTQQLLAYETGVINTVDPLGGSYFVEALTNTMEEKAEKIFMEIDSLGGVINAIEAGYFQKSISDAAYRYQKELEKKEKYIVGVNEFIEEGEKIDIPILAISSEVEKIQKKRLAELRQSRNNADVETALKEISNCVRDEKNIMPALLLAAKKYVTLGEIINQLKVHYGVYEETVVF from the coding sequence ATGTATTCAGAAGAGTACACAAAACAGAAGTCGGAATACTTATCTAAACTATATAAAATAAATGAAGGGGGACACAAATATACAACGGTTTCGGGTGAAGAGATCAAACCCCTCTACTCTCCCGAAGATACATTTGATAAAAAGTTTGAGGATGAAATTGGATTTCCAGGCGTCTATCCATTTACCCGTGGAATTCACGCTGACGGCTACAGAGGCAAAGTATGGACGATGCGTCAATTTGCAGGTTTCGGTACGCCAGAAGACACTAATTCTAGATTTAAATATCTTCTACAGCATGGTCAAACTGGATTATCAGTTGCGTTTGATTTACCAACTTTAATGGGATATGACGCCGATAGCTCGGAGAGCGATGGTGAAGTTGGAATTTGCGGTGTATCAATTTCATCGTTACAGGATATGGAAATTCTTTTCGATCAAATTCCTCTCGATAAAGTATCAACTTCAATGACTATAAATTCACCTGCAGCCATTGTATTTGCTTACTATTTAGCAATTGCTGAAAAGCAGGGAATACCATTCAGCAAATTACGGGGTACATTACAAAATGATATTTTAAAGGAGTATATCGCTCAGAAGGAGTATATATTCCCTCCCAAACCTTCAATGAAAATTATAACTGATATGATTGAGTTTTGCGCTTCTGAAGTTCCTCAGTGGAATCCGGTTTCTGTGAGCGGATATCATATTCGTGAAGCTGGTTCTACAGCAGTCCAGGAATTGGCTTTTACTCTTGTAGATGGTTTTGCATATATCGAATCATGTTTAGAGAGGGGAATGGACATTGATGTTTTTGCTCCGAGAATTTCATTCTTTTTTAATTCTCATCTCGATTTTTTTGAGGAGGTTGCAAAGTTTAGAGCCGCCCGAAGAATTTATGCAAAAAGAATGAAAGAAAAATATGGTGCCAAAAATCCACGTTCATGGTGGCTCCGTTTTCATACTCAAACTGCGGGATGCACTCTTACAGCAGTTCAGCCGGAGAATAATATTATTAGAACTGCATTTCAGGCATTGGCGGCAGTAATGGGTGGTACTCAGTCACTTCATACAAACTCGATGGATGAAACACTCGCATTGCCGGGTGAAAAAGCTGTTAAAATTGCGCTGAGGACACAACAATTGTTGGCTTATGAAACTGGTGTAATTAATACAGTTGATCCACTTGGTGGAAGTTATTTTGTTGAGGCGCTCACAAATACAATGGAAGAAAAAGCTGAAAAGATTTTTATGGAAATAGATTCGCTTGGTGGAGTAATAAATGCTATTGAAGCTGGTTATTTTCAGAAATCAATTTCAGATGCGGCATATCGTTACCAGAAAGAATTGGAGAAAAAGGAAAAATATATTGTTGGTGTAAATGAATTTATTGAAGAGGGAGAAAAAATCGATATCCCGATTCTTGCTATTTCCTCTGAAGTTGAAAAAATCCAGAAAAAAAGATTAGCTGAATTGCGTCAAAGTAGAAATAATGCTGATGTTGAGACTGCTTTAAAGGAAATCTCAAATTGCGTAAGAGATGAAAAAAATATAATGCCGGCGCTTCTGCTCGCTGCAAAAAAATATGTAACACTCGGTGAAATTATTAATCAGCTAAAAGTACATTATGGAGTTTATGAAGAAACAGTTGTTTTCTAA
- a CDS encoding HIT domain-containing protein, which produces MEKLWSPWRSAYIESFKQKKEGEHCVFCSSENSDMYSDECLIVHKGKYCFTMLNLFPYNSGHLLIIPYRHLSKYNELHQEEKMEVMELTGKIIEILERVIKPQGFNFGANLGKAAGAGIDEHIHFHVLPRWNGDTNFMPTIGNVKVISQDLLYTKNLLINEFNKI; this is translated from the coding sequence ATGGAAAAACTTTGGTCACCCTGGCGTTCCGCTTATATTGAATCGTTCAAGCAAAAAAAAGAGGGAGAACATTGCGTATTCTGCAGTTCTGAAAATTCTGATATGTATTCGGATGAATGCCTTATTGTTCATAAAGGTAAATATTGTTTTACCATGCTGAATTTATTTCCCTACAATAGTGGTCATTTATTGATAATTCCTTATCGACATCTTTCAAAATATAATGAGCTGCATCAAGAAGAGAAAATGGAAGTAATGGAATTAACCGGCAAGATAATCGAAATATTAGAGCGAGTAATTAAACCACAAGGATTTAATTTTGGTGCTAATTTAGGAAAAGCGGCAGGAGCCGGAATTGATGAGCACATTCACTTTCACGTATTACCTAGATGGAACGGAGATACTAATTTTATGCCTACTATTGGAAATGTGAAGGTTATATCGCAAGATTTACTTTATACAAAAAATCTATTAATTAATGAATTCAATAAAATTTGA
- a CDS encoding HlyC/CorC family transporter: MSFEWILLIVLLALSGFFSASEIAFLRGNKIKIELWARNNNLLALNAKYFLKNPDIFFSTILISNNLVNISFASLCSIILIKNFGFEEISILIISTVLLLLFGELIPKYFASELADRLLLASSIPLRFVSIMLFPFVKIASGLSIIISRTSQKEQSEILNLIDKEDLQNLIDESSEAGTMDEDQSEIISRVIEIKEQRVYEAMTPRTDVVGIEISNTMDEVTKVLIESGYSKLPVYEENLDNIKGWIYSKDIFKNPKDLASIIREASFVPETKKSLEMLNEFLEKQFFLAIVVDEFGGTAGIITMEDLIEELFGEIRDEYDVADESFVKQIDKKTFVISGKIEIDYLNDEHEFSIPEGDYSTIAGYITYKIGRIPIKGETLKIDNLTVLILKSDKTKINLCKVIREQEME; this comes from the coding sequence ATGAGCTTTGAATGGATTTTATTAATAGTATTACTTGCACTAAGTGGTTTTTTCTCCGCATCAGAAATTGCCTTTTTGCGTGGAAACAAAATTAAAATAGAACTTTGGGCGAGGAATAATAATCTTTTGGCTCTGAATGCAAAATATTTTCTTAAGAATCCGGATATATTCTTTTCAACTATTCTTATTTCAAATAATCTTGTTAATATATCATTCGCATCCTTATGCTCAATTATACTTATTAAAAATTTTGGCTTTGAAGAAATCTCAATACTAATTATCTCAACGGTCCTTTTACTATTATTTGGAGAACTTATTCCAAAGTATTTTGCGTCAGAATTGGCTGATAGATTATTACTAGCATCATCAATTCCATTAAGATTTGTTTCAATTATGCTTTTCCCATTTGTTAAAATTGCTTCAGGGCTCTCAATTATTATAAGCCGGACTAGTCAGAAAGAACAGAGCGAGATATTGAATTTAATTGATAAGGAAGATTTGCAGAATTTAATTGATGAAAGCTCCGAAGCGGGTACGATGGATGAAGATCAATCAGAGATTATTTCTAGAGTGATTGAAATTAAGGAACAGCGCGTGTATGAGGCAATGACTCCAAGGACGGATGTAGTGGGCATAGAAATATCAAATACGATGGATGAAGTGACTAAAGTATTAATTGAATCGGGTTATTCTAAACTACCGGTTTATGAGGAGAATCTTGATAATATTAAAGGATGGATTTACTCAAAAGATATATTTAAAAATCCGAAAGATTTAGCCTCAATTATTCGTGAAGCATCATTTGTACCCGAAACCAAAAAAAGTTTGGAAATGCTTAATGAGTTTTTAGAAAAACAATTCTTTTTAGCAATTGTGGTGGACGAATTTGGCGGTACCGCTGGAATTATAACTATGGAAGATTTGATTGAGGAATTATTTGGCGAGATTCGAGATGAATATGATGTAGCCGATGAATCTTTTGTTAAGCAAATCGATAAGAAAACATTTGTTATTAGCGGTAAAATTGAAATTGATTATCTGAACGATGAACATGAATTTTCAATCCCAGAGGGGGATTATTCGACGATAGCCGGTTATATAACTTACAAAATTGGAAGAATCCCAATTAAAGGGGAAACTCTTAAGATTGACAATCTCACAGTTCTAATATTAAAATCGGATAAAACTAAAATTAATTTATGTAAAGTTATTAGAGAACAAGAAATGGAATAA
- the mutL gene encoding DNA mismatch repair endonuclease MutL gives MNQKIKILPENIANKIAAGEVVNRPESVVKELMENSLDSGASQIEVFIKNAGKNLIQVIDDGSGMNEEDAVLSIQRHATSKITSIEDLEYITTFGFRGEALASIAAVSIFELRTRREEDEVGNILKIDENSSVILEKGATPKGTNIAVKNLFYNVPARRNFLKSNQTELKHIIETFKKIALSNPEVSFQLYNDDEIILDFKKGEITKRLIEVFGDNILQSVLEVKELTDYMSLTGFVSKPVYLRRNKGEQYFFLNNRSVSSRIINHAVFTAYENILDKGDYPFFVLFLVVDPKKIDVNVHPSKLEVKFEDEKEVYAFVKAVVKKTIASYDIVPTFSISQSSYENSSLNYSKGKQLLRADFSDRPLKSELRKPTSFSDGDVELLFSKINRDLKNDSAASEVQSPFEETTTQVEHSNNVSSTGKPETPFIILLHNKYILSQIRSGLMIIDAHVAHERILYEQALNAFNANIPFAQQLLFPQPVKLDPADYLLVKELEPYLTNLGFEIKFQQKNTILITGIPSDVKIEHEVETLLDILHEYRKNEVEKQLETRDNLAKSYSCKAAIKAGDSLTEKEMRILVDKLFATSMPYVCPHGRPIVIKIPLEEFDKRFGRI, from the coding sequence TTGAATCAAAAAATTAAAATATTGCCCGAAAATATTGCCAATAAAATTGCTGCCGGTGAGGTAGTAAATCGCCCCGAATCTGTTGTGAAAGAGTTAATGGAAAATTCATTGGATTCTGGAGCTTCACAGATTGAAGTGTTTATTAAAAATGCCGGTAAAAATTTAATTCAGGTCATTGATGATGGCTCTGGAATGAATGAAGAGGATGCGGTTTTGAGTATTCAACGTCATGCTACAAGTAAGATTACTTCAATTGAAGATTTGGAATATATAACAACATTCGGTTTTAGAGGTGAGGCGCTTGCATCAATTGCGGCCGTGAGCATTTTTGAACTTCGTACCAGAAGAGAAGAAGATGAAGTTGGTAATATTCTAAAGATTGATGAAAATTCCAGCGTTATACTAGAAAAAGGAGCAACACCCAAAGGAACAAACATTGCCGTTAAAAATCTTTTTTATAATGTACCGGCGCGGAGAAATTTTCTAAAATCAAACCAAACAGAACTGAAACATATAATTGAAACATTTAAAAAAATTGCATTGAGCAACCCCGAAGTTTCATTCCAACTCTATAATGATGATGAAATTATTCTCGATTTTAAAAAAGGTGAGATTACTAAAAGACTTATAGAGGTATTTGGAGATAATATTCTCCAATCAGTTCTTGAGGTAAAAGAATTAACAGATTATATGAGTCTTACCGGATTTGTATCAAAACCAGTTTATCTGAGAAGAAATAAAGGGGAGCAATATTTTTTCTTAAATAATAGGTCTGTTTCAAGCCGGATAATAAACCACGCTGTATTTACCGCCTATGAAAATATTCTAGATAAAGGGGATTACCCTTTTTTCGTACTCTTTCTTGTCGTTGATCCGAAAAAAATTGATGTGAACGTTCACCCCTCAAAACTTGAGGTTAAGTTTGAAGATGAGAAAGAAGTTTACGCTTTCGTAAAAGCTGTAGTTAAAAAAACTATTGCCAGTTATGATATTGTACCGACATTTTCAATCAGTCAATCATCATATGAAAATTCCTCCCTAAATTATTCAAAGGGTAAACAGTTGTTGAGAGCTGACTTCTCTGATCGTCCATTAAAGTCAGAGTTAAGAAAACCAACATCGTTTTCTGATGGTGATGTTGAGCTTTTATTTTCAAAAATTAACAGAGATTTAAAGAATGACTCAGCAGCTTCGGAAGTACAATCTCCATTCGAAGAAACTACTACTCAAGTAGAGCATTCGAATAATGTTTCATCAACTGGAAAACCGGAAACACCCTTTATAATACTACTTCATAATAAATATATACTTTCGCAGATTAGAAGCGGATTGATGATTATTGACGCACACGTTGCTCATGAAAGAATTTTATATGAACAAGCACTTAACGCATTCAATGCGAATATCCCATTTGCCCAGCAACTTCTTTTTCCACAGCCGGTCAAACTTGATCCGGCAGATTATCTTCTAGTTAAAGAACTTGAACCATACCTTACAAATCTTGGTTTTGAAATTAAGTTTCAACAAAAGAACACAATTTTAATTACCGGTATTCCCTCCGATGTAAAGATTGAGCATGAAGTTGAGACTCTTCTAGATATCTTGCACGAATACAGAAAAAATGAAGTTGAAAAACAGTTGGAAACGAGGGACAATTTGGCCAAATCATATTCTTGCAAAGCAGCTATTAAAGCGGGGGATAGTTTGACTGAAAAAGAAATGAGGATTTTGGTTGATAAATTATTTGCTACTTCAATGCCATATGTTTGTCCGCATGGAAGACCAATTGTGATCAAAATACCATTGGAAGAATTTGATAAAAGATTTGGAAGAATATAA
- a CDS encoding dihydrofolate reductase, whose protein sequence is MKIILVAAVSKNNVIGNYGKLPWHIPQELQNFKEITLGYPVIMGRKTWSSLKNPLPGRINIVLTRNKCYLKHNQNVRFFNSFEDALKSVTSEKLFIIGGAELYSQTINIADEMILSIINGDYEGDTFFPNFDKSKWELENVKSFPEFEVHHYIRRVN, encoded by the coding sequence GTGAAAATTATTTTAGTAGCGGCTGTTTCAAAAAATAATGTAATTGGTAATTATGGAAAATTACCCTGGCATATACCTCAAGAATTACAAAACTTTAAAGAAATAACTCTTGGTTATCCTGTTATAATGGGGAGAAAGACTTGGTCCTCTCTAAAAAATCCACTACCTGGAAGAATAAATATCGTATTAACACGCAATAAGTGTTATCTTAAACACAATCAAAACGTCAGATTTTTTAATTCTTTTGAAGATGCTTTAAAAAGTGTTACATCTGAAAAGTTATTTATCATTGGCGGGGCGGAATTGTATTCTCAAACCATAAACATTGCCGATGAGATGATTTTATCAATAATTAACGGGGATTATGAAGGTGATACCTTTTTCCCAAACTTCGATAAAAGTAAGTGGGAATTAGAAAATGTGAAAAGTTTCCCCGAATTCGAAGTTCATCATTATATTAGAAGAGTAAATTGA